The proteins below come from a single Felis catus isolate Fca126 chromosome A1, F.catus_Fca126_mat1.0, whole genome shotgun sequence genomic window:
- the SPINK6 gene encoding serine protease inhibitor Kazal-type 6: MKLLSVFLLLSLALFSIFSGVFSQEGKIDCGEFRDPKVYCTRESNPHCGSDGQTYGNQCAFCKAVVKSGGKINLKHQGKC; the protein is encoded by the exons ATGAAATTATTGAGTGTCTTTCTGCTCCTGTCTCTGGCTCTTTTCAGCATTTTCTcag gtgtctTCAGTCAAGAAGGAAAG ATTGACTGTGGTGAGTTCCGGGATCCCAAGGTCTATTGCACACGGGAATCTAATCCCCACTGTGGTTCTGATGGCCAGACATACGGCAATCAATGTGCCTTCTGTAAGGCGGTGGT GAAAAGTGGTGGGAAGATCAACCTAAAGCATCAAGGAAAATGCTGA